A region from the Flavobacteriales bacterium genome encodes:
- a CDS encoding PKD domain-containing protein codes for MIYRALLAVLAFQMGSRAMAQIVCVECYAQNNAVNTGQANLVVNGGMELNTCGGGFGNYICPNSFNYSCDITNWLCTGGDVNTYSQTVDNSFSTIVEGVTAAYLGNSFCEVCTPIVNDTSCVADSGCVVIGIPAGYPNNNSGGYGGTTGVSLEQTVNGLTVGSTYVLEFWAGGEDFGAFFLDGIFGLDIGFGNMFLRCNGTSPGEIGRRYVITFVAANTSHTIKFTNWGHMCSSCSELIVDDVQLFLATAPQAAFTMNVPPCGLSVSSNNTTLGGGPFSWDMGDGTVLTGTDVTYTYPAPGTYTVTLTAGAQGCGTSDTAQVVVTLVGGQSVLAGATAAPTSGCAPLNVQFTNTGTGTAWEWDFGDGSPLDLTNSPAHLYTAPGNYTVTLIAYDPGSCNGSDTTQLTVVVGGGTTIDANFLWQTGPDCTLPQVATINLSTGNPISFVWSMGDGTQYTDTNVVHTYAAPGVYFVELLAYDPSGCSAPDSVTILVNIPAPSVVVADFTMQVTPSCVGTIVSTTNLSTGQFVTSEWDMGDGVVYQMPFVPFHAYTTPGTYIVTLIASDPLACNLVDTMSMTVVVDSLLPPQADFTLISVPDCINPAVQTTNLSQGTNLIFEWDMGDGTLYNDTSVVHTYAAPGTYTVLLTVTDSLGCYPPDTMSITQVFLLPQPIVADFTLASFSDCSSNSVQTTNNSTGSNMVFDWEMGDGNAYLNVPDVVHAYASTGTYDVQLIVSDSLGCVPNDTMVVQVTFSPSPPLSAAFTALQVPDCNQSTVDCVNQSVGPAPSYQWDMGDGAVYATTDVTSHVYAAPGQYTITLIATDTLACPTADTTTFVVDILPVLPPDAQFVAQQIIDCGQAIVSATNTSTGTFLSFLWDMGDGTTYTDTSITHTYSTPGTYEVTLVAISDPGCFPNDTATFSLTLDPLTPVVAAFTADQVGNCDLLAVQTLNLSTGDSISFTWDMGDGTILTDTNVVHTYAAAGLYTIELTVIDLACGNDDVVSIPIVLVDTVLVTAVTSGAICPDSSTTVDATLAAGATYLWSNGSTDPIITVDQPGDYWVTVTYNNCVGSDTVEVIAAPPQDLGYSMVACPNSAIVLTIPFDGTAYLWSTGGDGQSEYLIHPGGYEDTTYYGFQVWDQYGCVHEDSVEVASLDSDARLFIPNAFTPDGDGINDVLAVTGYGEKDMELLIFDRWGEQIFSTTTMANTWNGQFNGLVKQDVYVYKLTYSGVCTNEETSVIGHVTLLR; via the coding sequence ATGATCTACAGAGCACTTCTAGCGGTCCTTGCATTTCAAATGGGCAGCCGGGCCATGGCCCAGATCGTCTGTGTGGAGTGTTATGCGCAGAACAACGCCGTGAACACGGGCCAAGCCAACCTGGTCGTGAACGGCGGAATGGAGCTTAACACCTGCGGCGGTGGGTTCGGTAATTATATCTGCCCCAACTCCTTCAACTACTCGTGCGACATCACCAACTGGCTCTGCACAGGTGGCGACGTGAACACCTATTCACAGACCGTGGACAACAGCTTCTCGACCATTGTGGAGGGGGTCACTGCTGCCTATTTGGGCAATTCCTTCTGCGAGGTGTGCACGCCCATTGTCAACGACACGAGCTGTGTTGCGGACAGCGGATGTGTGGTCATCGGTATTCCCGCGGGCTACCCGAACAACAATTCGGGCGGCTATGGCGGCACCACGGGGGTCAGCCTTGAGCAGACCGTGAACGGCCTTACCGTTGGCTCAACCTATGTGCTCGAGTTCTGGGCAGGGGGCGAGGATTTTGGAGCATTTTTCCTGGACGGGATCTTCGGATTGGACATCGGGTTCGGCAATATGTTCCTGCGTTGCAACGGCACATCGCCCGGTGAGATAGGTCGGCGTTACGTTATCACGTTCGTGGCGGCCAATACCTCCCACACCATCAAGTTCACGAATTGGGGCCACATGTGCTCCTCCTGTTCGGAGCTCATCGTTGATGATGTGCAGCTCTTCCTTGCCACGGCCCCACAAGCCGCCTTCACGATGAACGTGCCACCTTGCGGGCTGTCGGTCTCATCCAACAATACTACCCTGGGTGGAGGCCCTTTTTCCTGGGACATGGGCGATGGAACCGTGCTGACAGGCACTGATGTTACCTACACGTACCCTGCACCCGGCACCTACACGGTGACGCTTACGGCCGGCGCGCAGGGTTGCGGTACAAGCGATACGGCCCAGGTGGTGGTGACCTTGGTAGGTGGGCAATCGGTACTGGCGGGTGCCACTGCTGCGCCGACCTCGGGATGCGCCCCCTTGAACGTGCAGTTCACCAACACGGGGACGGGCACGGCGTGGGAATGGGATTTCGGGGATGGAAGCCCATTGGACCTTACGAACTCCCCCGCGCATTTGTACACGGCTCCGGGCAACTACACCGTAACGCTCATAGCCTACGATCCGGGCAGCTGCAACGGTTCCGACACCACCCAGTTGACCGTGGTAGTCGGGGGCGGAACAACCATCGATGCCAATTTCCTGTGGCAGACCGGGCCGGATTGCACGTTGCCACAGGTGGCAACCATCAACCTTAGCACCGGCAACCCCATCTCCTTTGTATGGAGCATGGGTGATGGCACCCAGTACACGGATACCAATGTGGTGCATACCTACGCTGCTCCGGGGGTGTATTTCGTGGAACTGCTCGCTTACGACCCCAGTGGTTGCAGTGCTCCGGACTCCGTTACCATACTCGTGAACATCCCGGCACCATCGGTGGTGGTCGCGGATTTCACGATGCAGGTGACCCCTTCGTGCGTGGGCACCATCGTAAGCACCACGAACCTGAGCACTGGTCAGTTCGTGACCTCTGAATGGGACATGGGCGACGGGGTCGTTTATCAGATGCCCTTCGTTCCGTTCCATGCTTACACCACACCCGGCACATACATCGTTACGCTTATTGCAAGCGACCCGCTGGCCTGCAACCTGGTGGATACGATGAGCATGACCGTTGTGGTCGATTCGCTGCTCCCTCCGCAGGCCGACTTCACGCTCATCAGCGTGCCCGACTGCATCAACCCGGCCGTGCAGACCACCAACCTGAGCCAGGGCACCAACCTGATCTTCGAGTGGGACATGGGCGATGGGACGCTCTACAACGACACCAGTGTGGTGCACACTTATGCGGCACCGGGTACCTATACCGTGCTCCTCACCGTTACGGATTCGCTCGGTTGTTATCCGCCGGACACCATGTCCATTACGCAGGTCTTCCTGTTACCGCAGCCGATCGTTGCGGATTTCACGCTGGCGTCCTTTTCCGATTGCTCATCGAACAGCGTGCAAACGACCAACAACAGCACCGGTTCCAACATGGTGTTCGACTGGGAGATGGGCGATGGGAACGCATACCTGAACGTACCGGACGTGGTCCATGCATACGCCAGCACGGGGACCTACGATGTGCAGTTGATCGTGAGCGATTCGCTCGGTTGCGTGCCGAACGACACTATGGTCGTGCAGGTGACATTCTCTCCATCACCGCCTCTGTCCGCGGCTTTCACAGCACTTCAAGTGCCGGATTGCAACCAGTCCACGGTCGATTGCGTGAACCAGAGCGTAGGTCCCGCGCCTTCGTACCAGTGGGACATGGGCGATGGTGCCGTTTACGCGACGACCGACGTCACCAGCCACGTCTATGCGGCACCCGGCCAATACACCATCACGCTCATCGCTACCGATACGCTCGCATGTCCCACCGCCGATACGACCACGTTCGTGGTGGACATCCTGCCAGTGCTGCCGCCGGACGCACAATTCGTTGCACAGCAGATCATCGATTGCGGGCAGGCCATCGTCAGCGCCACGAACACCAGTACCGGCACCTTCCTTTCGTTCCTGTGGGACATGGGCGATGGGACCACCTACACCGACACCAGCATCACCCACACCTACAGCACGCCTGGTACCTACGAAGTGACCTTGGTCGCGATCTCGGATCCGGGCTGTTTCCCCAATGATACCGCGACTTTCAGCTTAACGCTCGATCCGCTGACGCCGGTCGTTGCTGCGTTCACCGCGGACCAGGTCGGTAACTGCGATCTGCTTGCGGTGCAGACCCTGAACCTGAGCACCGGTGATAGCATCAGTTTCACATGGGACATGGGCGATGGGACCATCCTCACGGATACGAACGTGGTGCACACCTACGCCGCGGCCGGCTTGTACACCATCGAACTAACGGTAATAGACCTCGCTTGCGGCAACGATGATGTCGTGAGCATTCCCATCGTGCTGGTCGATACCGTGCTGGTGACGGCCGTTACCTCCGGCGCCATTTGCCCGGATTCGTCGACCACTGTCGACGCGACGTTGGCGGCGGGCGCCACTTACCTCTGGAGCAACGGAAGTACTGATCCGATCATCACTGTCGATCAGCCCGGCGACTACTGGGTAACGGTGACCTACAACAATTGTGTGGGCAGTGACACCGTCGAGGTTATCGCAGCGCCGCCGCAGGACCTCGGGTACAGTATGGTGGCCTGCCCGAACTCCGCCATTGTGCTCACCATTCCCTTCGACGGAACGGCCTATCTATGGTCCACCGGTGGGGACGGGCAGAGTGAATACCTGATCCATCCCGGTGGGTACGAGGACACCACCTACTATGGGTTCCAGGTTTGGGACCAGTACGGCTGCGTGCACGAGGACAGCGTGGAAGTCGCGTCCTT
- a CDS encoding ABC transporter ATP-binding protein, with protein MSDSASGKAFDLGLFRRVMSFVRPYRGAFWWAFALTILLSIVGVVRPIVLGWVVDIAATDYAKIITVTEDDGWGKRAMAWTARTIADTVGEGTAELLWWVTIIVVVLLILETVMQLYQAFLTNWLGQSVMLDLRDKLYRHVVQFRLRYFDRTPIGTLVTRVVSDMETIEDIFSQGLLMILGDLLKLVVVILVMFVYDWQLALLSLLPVPLLLWATNIFKNSIRKSFQDVRTQVARLNAFVQEHIQGMSIVQLFGKEKEEMKKFEAINEEHNDANIRSVWAYSVFFPVVEILAALSIALLVWWGVKGMLTDDVTYGDVVAYIMFIQLLYRPIRQLADRFNVLQMGMVGSERVFKVLDTQAVIPDEGTFSTDGLRGDVEVRGLWFAYEDHPGSNGQQEPSWVLKDITFSAKAGEMVALVGATGSGKSSIVNVLSRAYEFQRGAVLVDGRDILTYKLDGLRRCMSVVPQDVFLFSDTVHNNITLHDDSISREEVMEAAKAVGAHDFIMQLPEGYDTSVRERGSVLSTGQRQLIAFIRAYVHKPVVLILDEATSSVDSLSEQLITQATERITKGRTSIVIAHRLSTVQFADRIIVLDKGRIIEQGSHQELLAYGGAYKRLYDLQFR; from the coding sequence AAAGCCTTCGACCTTGGCCTCTTCCGGCGCGTGATGTCGTTCGTGCGGCCCTACCGCGGTGCGTTCTGGTGGGCGTTCGCGCTCACCATCCTGCTTAGCATCGTGGGCGTGGTGCGGCCCATCGTGCTGGGTTGGGTGGTCGACATCGCGGCAACCGACTATGCGAAGATCATAACCGTCACCGAGGATGATGGCTGGGGCAAACGGGCCATGGCGTGGACGGCGCGCACCATTGCGGATACCGTTGGAGAAGGAACAGCCGAGTTGTTATGGTGGGTGACCATCATCGTGGTCGTACTGCTCATCCTCGAAACGGTGATGCAGTTGTACCAAGCCTTCCTCACCAACTGGCTCGGCCAATCGGTAATGCTGGATCTGCGCGACAAGCTATACCGCCATGTGGTGCAGTTCCGTCTGCGCTATTTCGATCGCACACCCATCGGTACGCTGGTGACGCGCGTGGTGAGCGACATGGAAACCATCGAAGACATCTTCAGCCAGGGCCTGCTTATGATCCTCGGCGATCTGCTGAAGCTGGTCGTGGTCATCCTCGTCATGTTCGTTTACGACTGGCAACTGGCGCTGCTCAGCCTGTTGCCCGTTCCGCTCTTGCTCTGGGCCACCAACATCTTCAAGAACAGCATCCGCAAGAGCTTCCAGGACGTGCGCACACAAGTGGCTCGGCTGAACGCATTCGTGCAGGAGCACATCCAAGGCATGAGCATCGTGCAGCTCTTCGGCAAGGAGAAGGAAGAGATGAAGAAGTTCGAAGCGATCAACGAAGAGCACAACGATGCCAACATCCGAAGTGTGTGGGCCTACAGCGTGTTCTTTCCGGTGGTGGAGATCCTTGCGGCGCTGAGCATCGCTTTGCTTGTTTGGTGGGGAGTGAAGGGCATGCTCACCGACGATGTCACCTATGGCGATGTAGTAGCCTACATCATGTTCATCCAACTGCTCTACCGGCCTATCCGCCAACTGGCCGACCGCTTCAACGTCCTGCAAATGGGCATGGTGGGCAGTGAGCGCGTGTTCAAGGTCCTGGACACGCAGGCCGTCATTCCCGACGAAGGGACGTTCTCAACAGATGGTTTGAGGGGCGATGTGGAGGTAAGGGGCTTGTGGTTCGCCTATGAGGACCATCCCGGAAGCAATGGTCAACAGGAGCCGAGCTGGGTGTTGAAGGACATCACCTTCAGCGCGAAGGCGGGCGAGATGGTGGCCCTGGTCGGCGCTACGGGCAGCGGAAAGAGCAGCATCGTGAACGTGCTCAGCCGGGCTTACGAGTTCCAGCGCGGCGCGGTGTTGGTGGACGGCCGGGACATACTCACCTACAAGCTCGACGGCCTTCGTCGTTGCATGAGCGTGGTGCCACAGGACGTTTTCCTCTTCAGCGATACGGTGCACAACAACATCACGCTCCATGATGACAGCATATCGCGCGAGGAGGTCATGGAAGCCGCGAAGGCGGTCGGTGCGCACGATTTCATCATGCAGCTGCCCGAAGGCTACGATACGAGCGTGAGGGAGCGCGGCAGCGTGCTCAGCACGGGCCAACGGCAATTGATCGCCTTCATCCGCGCCTATGTGCACAAACCCGTGGTGCTCATCTTGGACGAAGCCACCAGCAGTGTGGACAGCCTGAGCGAACAGCTCATCACCCAGGCAACCGAGCGCATCACCAAAGGGCGCACCAGCATCGTCATCGCCCACCGCCTGAGCACCGTTCAGTTCGCGGATCGCATCATCGTGCTGGACAAAGGCCGGATCATCGAACAAGGCAGCCACCAGGAGCTCTTGGCCTATGGCGGAGCCTATAAGCGTCTTTACGACCTGCAATTCCGCTGA